The following are encoded in a window of Thalassotalea insulae genomic DNA:
- a CDS encoding RDD family protein, giving the protein MVEHKYKTFWPRFWAGLIDGIIFMPMTSFSHWLFSLELNGVINFIYYALIYSLSYYFYTVYMHGKFGQTIGKMLLKIKVSKIDGSPLTYERALYRDSVVIGASILIIFTEAGPILNGINPFLATEVSQTFQVLVWIQFAWFMIEFITMLTNNKRRAVHDFIAGSVVTRL; this is encoded by the coding sequence ATGGTTGAGCACAAATATAAAACGTTTTGGCCTAGATTTTGGGCAGGATTAATCGATGGAATAATTTTTATGCCAATGACTTCTTTTAGCCATTGGCTATTTAGTTTGGAACTAAATGGTGTAATTAATTTTATCTATTACGCACTTATTTATTCATTGAGTTATTACTTTTATACGGTCTACATGCACGGTAAGTTTGGTCAAACTATTGGTAAAATGCTGCTAAAAATTAAAGTGTCAAAAATAGATGGATCGCCGCTTACTTATGAAAGAGCACTATATCGGGATAGTGTCGTTATAGGAGCTTCTATTCTAATTATTTTTACTGAAGCTGGCCCTATTTTAAATGGTATCAATCCATTTTTAGCAACAGAGGTAAGTCAAACATTCCAAGTCCTCGTTTGGATACAATTTGCTTGGTTTATGATTGAGTTCATAACTATGTTAACTAACAACAAAAGAAGGGCTGTTCACGATTTTATTGCCGGTTCAGTGGTTACGCGCCTCTAA
- a CDS encoding TonB-dependent receptor plug domain-containing protein, which translates to MKYAISLMTACIVTALPAVANSTPELKTHDTIERVTVLGTHLLNANHSQLAKVVIDEEQIAALAANSVADVLRGLPGVDVFQQGGAGGLTFLSVRGGDPNFVVVLLDGVKVNDPTNSRGGAFDLSTLDPATIEKIELLYGGYSTVYGSDALAGVLSITTKSAKQGDVANASIHLGSAGRYGGAVHLATRVSDLVDLSVTGSLQRDDQSTFGDDFKRQQLALKLNSAHQAPFFWQLNSLYAEGNSKAFPEDSGGERLSVIRLPQATEFQQQNSALTLGYAFTEQLSVELKGTLTDRSEQIDSPAIAPGVIDGVPELQTDSDYQRSDITLLSRYRLSENINFALGVSYADEQGGMQSLINFGVWLPADYRLNRRTKALFAETEMAFEQLTLMAGVRYDDSEALSINTHRVLAQYQLSSDTKLSAHYSEGFKLPSFFALGHPFVGNNALLPERSKNYDLSAERYFPEQRITLTASVFHNRFTDLVDFDPEAFTNINRSQVDAKGIELMGQYQVNSQLFVSGQASYNDTGLKDNEAKLRRRPKLKAGVAIQYQVLAQLSVTARLTANGQYYDSAIPTGMVKMDSHYLLDLSTAWQIQPKLQVRLNIANALDDNTEMAVGFKNYGRNLSLSVSYQL; encoded by the coding sequence ATGAAGTATGCGATCTCCCTAATGACGGCTTGCATTGTTACCGCACTGCCGGCGGTTGCTAATAGCACCCCTGAATTAAAAACGCACGACACTATCGAGCGTGTTACTGTACTTGGCACACATTTACTGAATGCTAATCATAGTCAATTGGCTAAAGTGGTTATAGATGAAGAGCAGATCGCGGCCTTAGCGGCTAACAGCGTTGCTGATGTGCTGAGAGGTTTACCTGGCGTTGATGTGTTTCAACAAGGTGGGGCAGGTGGCCTCACATTTTTATCGGTACGCGGTGGTGATCCTAACTTTGTTGTCGTGTTACTTGACGGCGTAAAAGTGAATGATCCAACCAATAGCCGCGGTGGCGCGTTTGATTTATCGACATTAGACCCCGCAACCATTGAAAAAATAGAGCTACTTTATGGTGGCTATTCTACCGTTTATGGTAGTGATGCTTTAGCGGGAGTGCTTAGTATTACCACTAAAAGTGCTAAGCAAGGTGATGTAGCCAATGCAAGTATCCATTTAGGCAGTGCAGGGCGTTATGGCGGTGCGGTTCACCTAGCTACTCGTGTCTCTGATTTAGTGGATTTAAGCGTAACTGGCAGTTTACAGCGTGATGATCAAAGCACGTTTGGCGATGATTTTAAGCGTCAGCAACTTGCACTAAAGCTAAATTCAGCTCATCAGGCACCATTTTTTTGGCAGCTGAATAGTCTTTATGCCGAAGGTAACTCTAAGGCCTTTCCAGAAGACAGTGGTGGTGAGCGACTTTCTGTTATTCGTCTTCCACAAGCAACCGAGTTTCAACAACAAAACAGTGCCTTAACTTTAGGTTATGCATTTACCGAACAATTAAGTGTTGAGCTAAAAGGAACTTTAACCGACAGAAGCGAACAAATTGACAGCCCTGCTATAGCGCCAGGAGTGATTGATGGTGTTCCAGAATTACAAACCGACAGTGATTACCAGCGAAGTGATATTACTTTGCTTTCACGTTATCGCTTGTCTGAAAATATTAATTTCGCCCTTGGCGTTAGTTATGCCGATGAGCAAGGTGGTATGCAAAGCCTGATTAATTTTGGTGTTTGGCTGCCTGCCGATTATCGTTTAAATAGACGAACAAAAGCGCTATTTGCTGAAACTGAAATGGCGTTTGAGCAGTTAACTTTGATGGCGGGCGTACGTTATGATGACAGTGAAGCTTTAAGCATCAATACTCATCGAGTTTTAGCGCAATATCAGCTAAGCAGCGACACTAAGCTATCAGCTCATTATAGTGAGGGGTTTAAACTACCGAGCTTTTTTGCCTTAGGTCATCCGTTTGTTGGTAATAACGCATTACTGCCAGAGCGTAGTAAAAATTATGATCTCAGTGCTGAAAGGTATTTTCCAGAGCAGCGAATTACCTTAACGGCAAGTGTCTTTCACAATCGCTTTACTGATTTAGTCGATTTTGACCCAGAAGCCTTTACTAATATTAATCGCTCACAAGTGGACGCGAAAGGTATTGAGTTAATGGGGCAATATCAGGTTAATTCACAGCTGTTTGTTTCTGGGCAAGCGAGTTATAACGATACGGGGTTAAAGGATAATGAGGCTAAATTAAGAAGACGACCTAAGCTTAAAGCTGGCGTTGCTATTCAGTATCAAGTGCTAGCACAACTTAGTGTTACTGCTCGTCTAACGGCAAATGGTCAATACTACGATAGTGCAATTCCCACCGGTATGGTTAAAATGGACAGCCATTATCTTTTAGATTTATCAACCGCTTGGCAAATTCAGCCTAAATTACAAGTCAGGCTAAATATTGCTAATGCCTTAGATGATAATACTGAAATGGCGGTAGGTTTTAAAAACTATGGCCGTAACCTTAGTTTAAGCGTCTCTTATCAGCTATAA
- a CDS encoding FG-GAP repeat domain-containing protein, whose amino-acid sequence MNKTNLLLGVFCLMLIVWSGQNFAQTTKDNAQLNTIISKVNQYCGACHKVPPPDVMPKAFWPRAVDAMAGIAQQRFGTKFIPDDAIKDIKAYYYGSAPEKLPVLPVFPPNPHQQEIAVNSIANKSSTPLVVNINQVDLGLNGAHFLIADAQNDQVSLLRQQDQQWQEQILTSIKVPSHTEVVDYDQDGDNDIIIAALGLIPPSSALAGKIVLLRQNESGQFAPELLLDDVGRITDARPVDLDNDGDLDLAVAVFGGGNIGEVSWLENIGNGKHVKHDIISASGALNVSIVDLNNDGNMDIVSLFAQEYEMVLGLVNKGQGKFEQVALAEAPHPMFGFTGMKVVDLDGDNDSDLLFTNGDANDLHMDAKPYHGVQWLENKGKLEFHYHEIGRFYGAASAVAGDLDNDGDLDVVAGSWNNFWQDPKRQSLIWYENDGKQQFTRHNISNQPQSIVSFELTDVSGDGKLDIVAGVFRMDLLIAQMMGTPKDQQDQTLKTRIVLIDNQQLLFKITTRTSIR is encoded by the coding sequence ATGAATAAAACTAATCTACTGCTAGGGGTATTTTGTCTAATGCTTATTGTTTGGAGTGGACAAAATTTTGCACAAACCACAAAAGACAATGCGCAATTAAATACCATTATCAGCAAAGTGAATCAATACTGTGGCGCTTGTCATAAAGTGCCGCCGCCAGATGTGATGCCAAAAGCGTTTTGGCCAAGAGCGGTAGATGCCATGGCGGGAATAGCTCAGCAACGCTTTGGTACGAAATTTATTCCAGATGATGCGATCAAAGATATTAAGGCATATTACTACGGCAGTGCGCCAGAAAAGTTGCCGGTCTTACCCGTTTTTCCTCCTAACCCGCATCAACAAGAAATAGCGGTTAATAGCATTGCCAATAAATCTAGCACGCCGTTAGTCGTTAATATTAATCAGGTAGATTTAGGGCTTAATGGTGCACATTTCTTAATTGCTGACGCACAAAATGATCAAGTGAGTTTGTTGCGACAGCAAGACCAGCAGTGGCAAGAACAAATCTTAACAAGTATTAAAGTGCCGAGTCATACCGAAGTGGTTGATTATGATCAAGATGGTGATAACGACATTATTATTGCTGCCTTAGGTCTAATACCACCTTCATCTGCACTGGCGGGTAAAATTGTATTGCTTCGGCAAAATGAATCAGGACAGTTTGCTCCTGAATTGTTATTAGATGATGTTGGCCGAATTACTGATGCCAGACCGGTAGATTTAGATAACGATGGTGACCTGGATCTCGCCGTGGCGGTATTTGGTGGCGGCAATATCGGTGAAGTGTCTTGGTTAGAAAACATAGGTAACGGAAAACACGTTAAACACGATATTATCAGTGCCAGCGGCGCGCTTAATGTTTCAATTGTCGATCTAAACAATGATGGCAACATGGACATTGTCAGCTTATTTGCTCAGGAATATGAAATGGTACTTGGCTTGGTTAATAAAGGTCAGGGTAAGTTTGAACAAGTAGCATTAGCTGAGGCGCCACATCCAATGTTTGGTTTTACCGGCATGAAAGTGGTTGATCTCGATGGTGATAACGACAGCGATTTGTTATTTACCAATGGTGATGCTAATGACCTTCATATGGATGCTAAGCCCTATCATGGCGTACAGTGGTTGGAAAACAAAGGCAAACTTGAGTTTCACTATCATGAAATAGGACGGTTTTATGGTGCAGCTTCTGCGGTGGCCGGTGATTTAGATAATGATGGCGATTTAGACGTAGTGGCGGGTAGTTGGAATAATTTTTGGCAAGATCCTAAGCGACAAAGCCTAATCTGGTATGAAAATGACGGCAAGCAGCAGTTTACCCGACATAACATTTCTAATCAGCCGCAAAGCATTGTGTCGTTTGAATTAACCGATGTTAGTGGTGATGGTAAGCTCGATATCGTTGCTGGCGTGTTTCGTATGGATTTATTGATTGCACAAATGATGGGAACCCCCAAAGACCAACAAGATCAAACGCTAAAAACCCGTATTGTGTTAATTGATAATCAACAATTATTATTTAAAATAACCACGAGAACATCTATTAGATGA